The following coding sequences lie in one Haematobia irritans isolate KBUSLIRL chromosome 3, ASM5000362v1, whole genome shotgun sequence genomic window:
- the LOC142228796 gene encoding transcription factor grauzone-like produces MSNICRLCRKNCNDSLRLRDAKGAPNEIYKITKQYFHQKYLEVERRSANPIAVLCMECWRHVSSFNTFQQSILLLLDNLVIDDDQTTIVNSMPEATRVSLETSSIKVEEPTDVITIQDEEPIEIKPIPSNVPGSGQLIVTDCAIQFSTNVGMMEEEYNSTSNNLEFKGNFQPAEEEVYDMEDDVEGSGECDVFVVNEYEKYQQEALDSISSTYGINDQLRDSPEFSEMSRKSSDEMDMIIAKWKPLLDCYLCHEQFRNFLTVKRHFKREHPNDEFYISCCDRKIKYRYRLEEHATFHLDPTSLQCKDCGKCFTAKANLDEHMHYQHSVKQKNNGYQYIEKCLICSKVFTYRTGVYQHMKIRHPKEFAQRANKRRSKRKTPTFSNSQ; encoded by the exons atgtcaaatatttgccgctTATGCCGAAAGAATTGCAATGATAGCTTACGATTACGCGATGCAAAAGGTGCTCCCAATGAGatatataaaattacaaaacaatatttccatcaaaag TATCTGGAAGTTGAACGTAGATCTGCAAATCCCATTGCTGTTTTATGTATGGAATGTTGGCGTCATGTATCGAGTTTCAATACCTTTCAACAGTCAATATTATTGCTACTAGACAATTTAGTCATTGATGATGATCAAACAACGATTGTGAATTCCATGCCAGAGGCCACCAGGGTATCGCTCGAGACAAGTTCTATAAAAGTCGAGGAGCCCACCGATGTAATAACAATACAAGATGAAGAACCAATTGAAATTAAACCAATTCCATCAAATGTTCCTGGTTCAGGACAATTAATTGTCACCGACTGTGCCATACAGTTCTCAACAAATGTGGGAATGATGGAAGAAGAATATAATTCCACCTCCAATAATTTGGAattcaaaggaaattttcaaCCAGCCGAAGAAGAAGTCTATGACATGGAAGATGATGTAGAGGGAAGTGGTGAATGTGATGTATTCGTAGTGaatgaatatgaaaaatatcaacaagAAGCACTTGATTCCATCTCAAGTACGTATGGTATAAATGATCAACTTAGAGATTCGCCGGAATTCTCAGAAATGTCTAGGAAATCTTCAGATGAAATGGATATGATAATAGCCAAGTGGAAACCATTACTGGACTGTTATTTGTGTCATGAAcaatttcgcaattttcttaCAGTGAAGAGACATTTTAAAAGGGAACATCCTAATGATGAATTTTACATTTCATGTTGTGATCGAAAGATTAAATACCGATATCGTCTTGAGGAGCATGCAACATTCCATCTTGATCCAACATCGCTTCAATGCAAGGACTGCGGTAAATGTTTCACCGCAAAAGCCAACCTAGATGAGCACATGCACTACCAACATTCTGTCAAGCAAAAAAATAATGGTTACCAATATATCGAAAAGTGTCTAATTTGCTCCAAGGTCTTTACATATCGAACAGGTGTCTATCAACATATGAAGATTCGCCATCCCAAGGAGTTTGCCCAACGAGCCAATAAACGACGGTCAAAAAGAAAAACTCCAACATTTAGCAATAGCCAATAG
- the LOC142228795 gene encoding uncharacterized protein LOC142228795 isoform X2, which yields MSVIMSNICRLCRKSSNDSLRLCDAKGNPNKIYNITKKYFHEKYLKAERRSSNPISVLCMECWRHISDFNTFQQTVLLLLDNLISEEEQPASPITEPTVSQVFLETSSIKVEESTNVITIPDDPEDELIEVKPTPSNDLGLGQLIVTDCSIQFSTSMENNGESTHYYNGFQINENIESQENGEAYHMEDTTAGGGDDHFILHEYDEKFEQETHDSDGSNYLLSEQKDSQERKSSSEMDAIIAKWKPYLDCYLCPKKYPNIISVKKHFEKEHPSDEFFIACCGRRIKYRFRLQMHASFHLDPQTVGCKECGKCFKSQTKLDHHVYLTHSDEAKTNNYVDKCKICSKSFRYRSGVYQHMKFNHPKEFAQRTQKRKSRKLKDKCTQKRMFYHQNKFEFKN from the exons GTCTGTGATCATGTCGAATATATGCCGATTATGTAGAAAGAGTAGCAATGACAGTTTACGATTATGTGATGCCAAGGGTAATCCCAATAAGATCTataatatcaccaaaaaatatttccatgaaAAG tatttgaaaGCTGAACGTAGATCTTCAAATCCTATTTCTGTATTGTGTATGGAGTGTTGGCGTCACATATCGGATTTCAATACCTTCCAACAAACAGTATTGCTGTTACTGGACAATTTAATCAGTGAAGAAGAACAACCGGCAAGTCCAATAACTGAGCCCACAGTATCACAAGTGTTCCTGGAGACGAGCTCGATAAAGGTCGAGGAATCTACAAATGTAATAACAATACCAGATGATCCAGAAGATGAACTAATTGAGGTTAAACCAACCCCGTCAAATGACCTTGGTCTTGGACAATTGATTGTCACAGACtgttcaattcaattttcaacTAGTATGGAAAATAATGGAGAAAGCACTCACTACTACAATGGGTTTCAAATCAATGAGAATATTGAATCGCAAGAAAATGGGGAAGCCTATCATATGGAAGATACTACAGCCGGTGGTGGGGATGATCACTTTATTTTACATGAATATGATGAGAAGTTTGAGCAGGAAACCCATGACTCAGATGGTTCTAACTATCTATTATCAGAACAAAAAGATTCACAAGAAAGAAAATCCTCAAGTGAAATGGATGCCATAATAGCCAAATGGAAGCCCTATTTGGATTGTTACCTATGTCCCAAGAAATATCCAAATATTATTAGTGTAAAGAAACACTTTGAGAAAGAACATCCTTCCGATGAATTCTTTATTGCATGTTGTGGCCGGAGGATCAAATACCGATTTCGTCTTCAAATGCATGCATCATTTCATCTAGACCCTCAAACTGTTGGATGCAAGGAGTGTGGTAAATGTTTCAAATCACAAACAAAGTTAGATCATCATGTGTATCTAACACACTCCGATGAAGCCAAGACCAATAATTATGTTGACAAGTGTAAAATTTGCTCCAAATCCTTTAGATATCGATCGGGAGTGTATCAACACATGAAGTTTAATCATCCCAAGGAATTTGCCCAACGAACGCAGAAACGTAAATCAAGAAAATTGAAAGATAAATGCACTCAAAAAAGAATGTTTTACCAtcaaaataaattcgaatttaaaaattga
- the LOC142228795 gene encoding uncharacterized protein LOC142228795 isoform X3 gives MSNICRLCRKSSNDSLRLCDAKGNPNKIYNITKKYFHEKYLKAERRSSNPISVLCMECWRHISDFNTFQQTVLLLLDNLISEEEQPASPITEPTVSQVFLETSSIKVEESTNVITIPDDPEDELIEVKPTPSNDLGLGQLIVTDCSIQFSTSMENNGESTHYYNGFQINENIESQENGEAYHMEDTTAGGGDDHFILHEYDEKFEQETHDSDGSNYLLSEQKDSQERKSSSEMDAIIAKWKPYLDCYLCPKKYPNIISVKKHFEKEHPSDEFFIACCGRRIKYRFRLQMHASFHLDPQTVGCKECGKCFKSQTKLDHHVYLTHSDEAKTNNYVDKCKICSKSFRYRSGVYQHMKFNHPKEFAQRTQKRKSRKLKDKCTQKRMFYHQNKFEFKN, from the exons ATGTCGAATATATGCCGATTATGTAGAAAGAGTAGCAATGACAGTTTACGATTATGTGATGCCAAGGGTAATCCCAATAAGATCTataatatcaccaaaaaatatttccatgaaAAG tatttgaaaGCTGAACGTAGATCTTCAAATCCTATTTCTGTATTGTGTATGGAGTGTTGGCGTCACATATCGGATTTCAATACCTTCCAACAAACAGTATTGCTGTTACTGGACAATTTAATCAGTGAAGAAGAACAACCGGCAAGTCCAATAACTGAGCCCACAGTATCACAAGTGTTCCTGGAGACGAGCTCGATAAAGGTCGAGGAATCTACAAATGTAATAACAATACCAGATGATCCAGAAGATGAACTAATTGAGGTTAAACCAACCCCGTCAAATGACCTTGGTCTTGGACAATTGATTGTCACAGACtgttcaattcaattttcaacTAGTATGGAAAATAATGGAGAAAGCACTCACTACTACAATGGGTTTCAAATCAATGAGAATATTGAATCGCAAGAAAATGGGGAAGCCTATCATATGGAAGATACTACAGCCGGTGGTGGGGATGATCACTTTATTTTACATGAATATGATGAGAAGTTTGAGCAGGAAACCCATGACTCAGATGGTTCTAACTATCTATTATCAGAACAAAAAGATTCACAAGAAAGAAAATCCTCAAGTGAAATGGATGCCATAATAGCCAAATGGAAGCCCTATTTGGATTGTTACCTATGTCCCAAGAAATATCCAAATATTATTAGTGTAAAGAAACACTTTGAGAAAGAACATCCTTCCGATGAATTCTTTATTGCATGTTGTGGCCGGAGGATCAAATACCGATTTCGTCTTCAAATGCATGCATCATTTCATCTAGACCCTCAAACTGTTGGATGCAAGGAGTGTGGTAAATGTTTCAAATCACAAACAAAGTTAGATCATCATGTGTATCTAACACACTCCGATGAAGCCAAGACCAATAATTATGTTGACAAGTGTAAAATTTGCTCCAAATCCTTTAGATATCGATCGGGAGTGTATCAACACATGAAGTTTAATCATCCCAAGGAATTTGCCCAACGAACGCAGAAACGTAAATCAAGAAAATTGAAAGATAAATGCACTCAAAAAAGAATGTTTTACCAtcaaaataaattcgaatttaaaaattga